One window from the genome of Rhea pennata isolate bPtePen1 chromosome 16, bPtePen1.pri, whole genome shotgun sequence encodes:
- the TPD52L2 gene encoding tumor protein D54 isoform X4, whose translation MESASQDINLNSPNKGLLSDSMTDVPVDNAAASARTCAPEGLTLAEEEELRSELAKVEEEIGTLRQVLAAKERHCGELKRKLGLTPLDGLKQNLSKSWHDVQVSNAYLSASSTLEDWNEKLTQSEAYKKTQETLSQAGQKTSAALSNVGSVISRKLGDMRAHPFSHSFSSYSIRHSISMPTMRNSATFKSFEDRVGTIKSRVVGSRENSTDGLHSPPGAGDKPPQDNAPF comes from the exons ATGGAGAGCGCGAGCCAGG ATATCAACCTTAACTCTCCCAACAAAGGTCTGCTGTCGGACAGCATGACAGACGTTCCTGTGGATAACGCTGCTGCCTCAGCAAGGACCTGTGCACCTGAAGGGCTCACTCTTGCTGAAGAGGAGGAATTGAGATCTGAGCTTGCAAAG GTTGAAGAAGAAATTGGTACTCTCAGACAAGTTCTGGCTGCTAAAGAGAGGCACTGTGGAGAGCTGAAGAGGAAACTAGGTTTGACTCCCTTGGATGGGTTAAAACAAAACCTGTCTAAAAGCTGGCACGATGTCCAAGTCTCCAATGC ATATCTTTCAGCCAGCAGCACACTGGAGGACTGGAATGAAAAATTAACTCAATCAGAAGC TTATAAGAAGACCCAGGAAACCCTGTCCCAGGCAGGACAGAAGACTTCAGCAGCACTTTCCAATGTAGGTTCTGTTATCAGCAGGAAACTTGGCGACATGAG GGCTCATCCCTTCTCGCATTCCTTTAG CAGTTACTCCATTCGCCACTCGATAAGTATGCCAACGATGAG gAATTCTGCAACCTTCAAGTCATTTGAAGATAGAGTTGGAACCATAAAG tccAGAGTGGTGGGCAGCAGGGAAAATAGCACTGATGGCCTCCACTCCCCGCCAGGAGCTGGAGACAAGCCTCCACAAGACAATGCTCCTTTCTAG
- the TPD52L2 gene encoding tumor protein D54 isoform X6, translated as MESASQDINLNSPNKGLLSDSMTDVPVDNAAASARTCAPEGLTLAEEEELRSELAKVEEEIGTLRQVLAAKERHCGELKRKLGLTPLDGLKQNLSKSWHDVQVSNAYKKTQETLSQAGQKTSAALSNVGSVISRKLGDMRAHPFSHSFSSYSIRHSISMPTMRNSATFKSFEDRVGTIKSRVVGSRENSTDGLHSPPGAGDKPPQDNAPF; from the exons ATGGAGAGCGCGAGCCAGG ATATCAACCTTAACTCTCCCAACAAAGGTCTGCTGTCGGACAGCATGACAGACGTTCCTGTGGATAACGCTGCTGCCTCAGCAAGGACCTGTGCACCTGAAGGGCTCACTCTTGCTGAAGAGGAGGAATTGAGATCTGAGCTTGCAAAG GTTGAAGAAGAAATTGGTACTCTCAGACAAGTTCTGGCTGCTAAAGAGAGGCACTGTGGAGAGCTGAAGAGGAAACTAGGTTTGACTCCCTTGGATGGGTTAAAACAAAACCTGTCTAAAAGCTGGCACGATGTCCAAGTCTCCAATGC TTATAAGAAGACCCAGGAAACCCTGTCCCAGGCAGGACAGAAGACTTCAGCAGCACTTTCCAATGTAGGTTCTGTTATCAGCAGGAAACTTGGCGACATGAG GGCTCATCCCTTCTCGCATTCCTTTAG CAGTTACTCCATTCGCCACTCGATAAGTATGCCAACGATGAG gAATTCTGCAACCTTCAAGTCATTTGAAGATAGAGTTGGAACCATAAAG tccAGAGTGGTGGGCAGCAGGGAAAATAGCACTGATGGCCTCCACTCCCCGCCAGGAGCTGGAGACAAGCCTCCACAAGACAATGCTCCTTTCTAG
- the TPD52L2 gene encoding tumor protein D54 isoform X3 gives MESASQDINLNSPNKGLLSDSMTDVPVDNAAASARTCAPEGLTLAEEEELRSELAKVEEEIGTLRQVLAAKERHCGELKRKLGLTPLDGLKQNLSKSWHDVQVSNAYVETSKKLGEWNEKVTQSDFYKKTQETLSQAGQKTSAALSNVGSVISRKLGDMRAHPFSHSFSSYSIRHSISMPTMRNSATFKSFEDRVGTIKSRVVGSRENSTDGLHSPPGAGDKPPQDNAPF, from the exons ATGGAGAGCGCGAGCCAGG ATATCAACCTTAACTCTCCCAACAAAGGTCTGCTGTCGGACAGCATGACAGACGTTCCTGTGGATAACGCTGCTGCCTCAGCAAGGACCTGTGCACCTGAAGGGCTCACTCTTGCTGAAGAGGAGGAATTGAGATCTGAGCTTGCAAAG GTTGAAGAAGAAATTGGTACTCTCAGACAAGTTCTGGCTGCTAAAGAGAGGCACTGTGGAGAGCTGAAGAGGAAACTAGGTTTGACTCCCTTGGATGGGTTAAAACAAAACCTGTCTAAAAGCTGGCACGATGTCCAAGTCTCCAATGC TTATGTGGAAACATCTAAGAAACTTGGAGAGTGGAATGAGAAAGTGACACAGTCTGACTT TTATAAGAAGACCCAGGAAACCCTGTCCCAGGCAGGACAGAAGACTTCAGCAGCACTTTCCAATGTAGGTTCTGTTATCAGCAGGAAACTTGGCGACATGAG GGCTCATCCCTTCTCGCATTCCTTTAG CAGTTACTCCATTCGCCACTCGATAAGTATGCCAACGATGAG gAATTCTGCAACCTTCAAGTCATTTGAAGATAGAGTTGGAACCATAAAG tccAGAGTGGTGGGCAGCAGGGAAAATAGCACTGATGGCCTCCACTCCCCGCCAGGAGCTGGAGACAAGCCTCCACAAGACAATGCTCCTTTCTAG
- the TPD52L2 gene encoding tumor protein D54 isoform X1 — protein MESASQDINLNSPNKGLLSDSMTDVPVDNAAASARTCAPEGLTLAEEEELRSELAKVEEEIGTLRQVLAAKERHCGELKRKLGLTPLDGLKQNLSKSWHDVQVSNAYVETSKKLGEWNEKVTQSDLYLSASSTLEDWNEKLTQSEAYKKTQETLSQAGQKTSAALSNVGSVISRKLGDMRAHPFSHSFSSYSIRHSISMPTMRNSATFKSFEDRVGTIKSRVVGSRENSTDGLHSPPGAGDKPPQDNAPF, from the exons ATGGAGAGCGCGAGCCAGG ATATCAACCTTAACTCTCCCAACAAAGGTCTGCTGTCGGACAGCATGACAGACGTTCCTGTGGATAACGCTGCTGCCTCAGCAAGGACCTGTGCACCTGAAGGGCTCACTCTTGCTGAAGAGGAGGAATTGAGATCTGAGCTTGCAAAG GTTGAAGAAGAAATTGGTACTCTCAGACAAGTTCTGGCTGCTAAAGAGAGGCACTGTGGAGAGCTGAAGAGGAAACTAGGTTTGACTCCCTTGGATGGGTTAAAACAAAACCTGTCTAAAAGCTGGCACGATGTCCAAGTCTCCAATGC TTATGTGGAAACATCTAAGAAACTTGGAGAGTGGAATGAGAAAGTGACACAGTCTGACTT ATATCTTTCAGCCAGCAGCACACTGGAGGACTGGAATGAAAAATTAACTCAATCAGAAGC TTATAAGAAGACCCAGGAAACCCTGTCCCAGGCAGGACAGAAGACTTCAGCAGCACTTTCCAATGTAGGTTCTGTTATCAGCAGGAAACTTGGCGACATGAG GGCTCATCCCTTCTCGCATTCCTTTAG CAGTTACTCCATTCGCCACTCGATAAGTATGCCAACGATGAG gAATTCTGCAACCTTCAAGTCATTTGAAGATAGAGTTGGAACCATAAAG tccAGAGTGGTGGGCAGCAGGGAAAATAGCACTGATGGCCTCCACTCCCCGCCAGGAGCTGGAGACAAGCCTCCACAAGACAATGCTCCTTTCTAG
- the TPD52L2 gene encoding tumor protein D54 isoform X2, with protein MESASQGLLSDSMTDVPVDNAAASARTCAPEGLTLAEEEELRSELAKVEEEIGTLRQVLAAKERHCGELKRKLGLTPLDGLKQNLSKSWHDVQVSNAYVETSKKLGEWNEKVTQSDLYLSASSTLEDWNEKLTQSEAYKKTQETLSQAGQKTSAALSNVGSVISRKLGDMRAHPFSHSFSSYSIRHSISMPTMRNSATFKSFEDRVGTIKSRVVGSRENSTDGLHSPPGAGDKPPQDNAPF; from the exons ATGGAGAGCGCGAGCCAGG GTCTGCTGTCGGACAGCATGACAGACGTTCCTGTGGATAACGCTGCTGCCTCAGCAAGGACCTGTGCACCTGAAGGGCTCACTCTTGCTGAAGAGGAGGAATTGAGATCTGAGCTTGCAAAG GTTGAAGAAGAAATTGGTACTCTCAGACAAGTTCTGGCTGCTAAAGAGAGGCACTGTGGAGAGCTGAAGAGGAAACTAGGTTTGACTCCCTTGGATGGGTTAAAACAAAACCTGTCTAAAAGCTGGCACGATGTCCAAGTCTCCAATGC TTATGTGGAAACATCTAAGAAACTTGGAGAGTGGAATGAGAAAGTGACACAGTCTGACTT ATATCTTTCAGCCAGCAGCACACTGGAGGACTGGAATGAAAAATTAACTCAATCAGAAGC TTATAAGAAGACCCAGGAAACCCTGTCCCAGGCAGGACAGAAGACTTCAGCAGCACTTTCCAATGTAGGTTCTGTTATCAGCAGGAAACTTGGCGACATGAG GGCTCATCCCTTCTCGCATTCCTTTAG CAGTTACTCCATTCGCCACTCGATAAGTATGCCAACGATGAG gAATTCTGCAACCTTCAAGTCATTTGAAGATAGAGTTGGAACCATAAAG tccAGAGTGGTGGGCAGCAGGGAAAATAGCACTGATGGCCTCCACTCCCCGCCAGGAGCTGGAGACAAGCCTCCACAAGACAATGCTCCTTTCTAG
- the TPD52L2 gene encoding tumor protein D54 isoform X5 gives MESASQDINLNSPNKGLLSDSMTDVPVDNAAASARTCAPEGLTLAEEEELRSELAKVEEEIGTLRQVLAAKERHCGELKRKLGLTPLDGLKQNLSKSWHDVQVSNAYVETSKKLGEWNEKVTQSDLYLSASSTLEDWNEKLTQSEAYKKTQETLSQAGQKTSAALSNVGSVISRKLGDMRNSATFKSFEDRVGTIKSRVVGSRENSTDGLHSPPGAGDKPPQDNAPF, from the exons ATGGAGAGCGCGAGCCAGG ATATCAACCTTAACTCTCCCAACAAAGGTCTGCTGTCGGACAGCATGACAGACGTTCCTGTGGATAACGCTGCTGCCTCAGCAAGGACCTGTGCACCTGAAGGGCTCACTCTTGCTGAAGAGGAGGAATTGAGATCTGAGCTTGCAAAG GTTGAAGAAGAAATTGGTACTCTCAGACAAGTTCTGGCTGCTAAAGAGAGGCACTGTGGAGAGCTGAAGAGGAAACTAGGTTTGACTCCCTTGGATGGGTTAAAACAAAACCTGTCTAAAAGCTGGCACGATGTCCAAGTCTCCAATGC TTATGTGGAAACATCTAAGAAACTTGGAGAGTGGAATGAGAAAGTGACACAGTCTGACTT ATATCTTTCAGCCAGCAGCACACTGGAGGACTGGAATGAAAAATTAACTCAATCAGAAGC TTATAAGAAGACCCAGGAAACCCTGTCCCAGGCAGGACAGAAGACTTCAGCAGCACTTTCCAATGTAGGTTCTGTTATCAGCAGGAAACTTGGCGACATGAG gAATTCTGCAACCTTCAAGTCATTTGAAGATAGAGTTGGAACCATAAAG tccAGAGTGGTGGGCAGCAGGGAAAATAGCACTGATGGCCTCCACTCCCCGCCAGGAGCTGGAGACAAGCCTCCACAAGACAATGCTCCTTTCTAG
- the TPD52L2 gene encoding tumor protein D54 isoform X8 has translation MESASQDINLNSPNKGLLSDSMTDVPVDNAAASARTCAPEGLTLAEEEELRSELAKVEEEIGTLRQVLAAKERHCGELKRKLGLTPLDGLKQNLSKSWHDVQVSNAYKKTQETLSQAGQKTSAALSNVGSVISRKLGDMRNSATFKSFEDRVGTIKSRVVGSRENSTDGLHSPPGAGDKPPQDNAPF, from the exons ATGGAGAGCGCGAGCCAGG ATATCAACCTTAACTCTCCCAACAAAGGTCTGCTGTCGGACAGCATGACAGACGTTCCTGTGGATAACGCTGCTGCCTCAGCAAGGACCTGTGCACCTGAAGGGCTCACTCTTGCTGAAGAGGAGGAATTGAGATCTGAGCTTGCAAAG GTTGAAGAAGAAATTGGTACTCTCAGACAAGTTCTGGCTGCTAAAGAGAGGCACTGTGGAGAGCTGAAGAGGAAACTAGGTTTGACTCCCTTGGATGGGTTAAAACAAAACCTGTCTAAAAGCTGGCACGATGTCCAAGTCTCCAATGC TTATAAGAAGACCCAGGAAACCCTGTCCCAGGCAGGACAGAAGACTTCAGCAGCACTTTCCAATGTAGGTTCTGTTATCAGCAGGAAACTTGGCGACATGAG gAATTCTGCAACCTTCAAGTCATTTGAAGATAGAGTTGGAACCATAAAG tccAGAGTGGTGGGCAGCAGGGAAAATAGCACTGATGGCCTCCACTCCCCGCCAGGAGCTGGAGACAAGCCTCCACAAGACAATGCTCCTTTCTAG
- the TPD52L2 gene encoding tumor protein D54 isoform X7 has translation MESASQDINLNSPNKGLLSDSMTDVPVDNAAASARTCAPEGLTLAEEEELRSELAKVEEEIGTLRQVLAAKERHCGELKRKLGLTPLDGLKQNLSKSWHDVQVSNAYVETSKKLGEWNEKVTQSDFYKKTQETLSQAGQKTSAALSNVGSVISRKLGDMRNSATFKSFEDRVGTIKSRVVGSRENSTDGLHSPPGAGDKPPQDNAPF, from the exons ATGGAGAGCGCGAGCCAGG ATATCAACCTTAACTCTCCCAACAAAGGTCTGCTGTCGGACAGCATGACAGACGTTCCTGTGGATAACGCTGCTGCCTCAGCAAGGACCTGTGCACCTGAAGGGCTCACTCTTGCTGAAGAGGAGGAATTGAGATCTGAGCTTGCAAAG GTTGAAGAAGAAATTGGTACTCTCAGACAAGTTCTGGCTGCTAAAGAGAGGCACTGTGGAGAGCTGAAGAGGAAACTAGGTTTGACTCCCTTGGATGGGTTAAAACAAAACCTGTCTAAAAGCTGGCACGATGTCCAAGTCTCCAATGC TTATGTGGAAACATCTAAGAAACTTGGAGAGTGGAATGAGAAAGTGACACAGTCTGACTT TTATAAGAAGACCCAGGAAACCCTGTCCCAGGCAGGACAGAAGACTTCAGCAGCACTTTCCAATGTAGGTTCTGTTATCAGCAGGAAACTTGGCGACATGAG gAATTCTGCAACCTTCAAGTCATTTGAAGATAGAGTTGGAACCATAAAG tccAGAGTGGTGGGCAGCAGGGAAAATAGCACTGATGGCCTCCACTCCCCGCCAGGAGCTGGAGACAAGCCTCCACAAGACAATGCTCCTTTCTAG
- the TPD52L2 gene encoding tumor protein D54 isoform X9: MESASQDINLNSPNKGLLSDSMTDVPVDNAAASARTCAPEGLTLAEEEELRSELAKVEEEIGTLRQVLAAKERHCGELKRKLGLTPLDGLKQNLSKSWHDVQVSNAYKKTQETLSQAGQKTSAALSNVGSVISRKLGDMR; encoded by the exons ATGGAGAGCGCGAGCCAGG ATATCAACCTTAACTCTCCCAACAAAGGTCTGCTGTCGGACAGCATGACAGACGTTCCTGTGGATAACGCTGCTGCCTCAGCAAGGACCTGTGCACCTGAAGGGCTCACTCTTGCTGAAGAGGAGGAATTGAGATCTGAGCTTGCAAAG GTTGAAGAAGAAATTGGTACTCTCAGACAAGTTCTGGCTGCTAAAGAGAGGCACTGTGGAGAGCTGAAGAGGAAACTAGGTTTGACTCCCTTGGATGGGTTAAAACAAAACCTGTCTAAAAGCTGGCACGATGTCCAAGTCTCCAATGC TTATAAGAAGACCCAGGAAACCCTGTCCCAGGCAGGACAGAAGACTTCAGCAGCACTTTCCAATGTAGGTTCTGTTATCAGCAGGAAACTTGGCGACATGAGGTAA